One Armatimonadota bacterium genomic window carries:
- a CDS encoding leucyl/phenylalanyl-tRNA--protein transferase — protein sequence MHSSELTPEMIYWGYREGWFPMVMDEETDETQWLKPRDRCLFPIEGIRLSRSLQKTIRQGKFDIRFDTSFTQVIENCRRPEANWINDDFIRVYSQIYTEGWGHCAECWFSGKLVGGVYGIAIGGVFFAESMFHRMTDASKVALWALVETCRDKGFVLFDAQIMNPHLLSLGAYEIPNEEYDRLLGEAIVLGTEWSA from the coding sequence GTGCATAGTTCGGAACTCACCCCAGAAATGATTTACTGGGGTTACCGTGAGGGGTGGTTTCCGATGGTGATGGACGAGGAAACCGACGAGACGCAATGGCTGAAGCCTCGCGACCGGTGTCTGTTTCCGATCGAGGGGATCCGCCTTTCGCGGTCACTCCAAAAGACGATCCGACAGGGCAAGTTCGATATCCGGTTCGACACGAGCTTCACGCAGGTGATCGAGAACTGTCGCCGCCCCGAGGCGAACTGGATCAACGACGACTTTATCCGTGTGTACTCGCAAATATATACGGAAGGTTGGGGCCACTGTGCAGAATGCTGGTTTTCGGGAAAACTGGTAGGCGGAGTGTACGGCATCGCCATCGGTGGCGTGTTTTTTGCCGAATCCATGTTTCATCGGATGACCGATGCGTCAAAAGTCGCCCTTTGGGCTCTCGTCGAAACTTGTCGAGACAAGGGGTTCGTACTCTTTGATGCGCAGATTATGAACCCTCATTTGTTATCGTTAGGTGCCTATGAGATTCCGAATGAGGAGTACGACCGTCTATTAGGTGAGGCGATCGTTCTTGGAACCGAGTGGTCTGCTTGA
- the tsf gene encoding translation elongation factor Ts has protein sequence MSYTAADVKRLREETDAPMMECKAALEEAGGDYERAKEILREKGKASAGKKAGRATNAGRVGIALSADGKTAGLAIAESETDFVSNNEGFVKLVEEIAKYALENGTLSEEKMKEYGEELIAKFRENCVVNLAEQVKTDGKFASYVHHDGTKGAIVDSTGDNAGSEAVRKVAVQVVASRPQVVSKDDLSQELLDNEYNIQYTRAINEGKPANIAENIAKGRVNKEFIKEAVLLEQPFYIDPSKTVAQYLAEEAKGTTVTGFRLLAVGSGE, from the coding sequence ATGAGCTACACAGCAGCAGACGTAAAGCGATTACGAGAAGAAACCGACGCTCCTATGATGGAGTGCAAGGCTGCGCTTGAAGAAGCCGGTGGCGACTACGAGCGCGCCAAGGAAATCCTTCGCGAGAAGGGCAAGGCCAGCGCCGGCAAGAAGGCCGGTCGAGCCACCAACGCCGGACGCGTTGGCATCGCGTTGAGCGCCGACGGAAAGACCGCCGGACTGGCCATCGCCGAGAGCGAGACCGACTTCGTTTCCAACAACGAAGGCTTCGTCAAGCTTGTCGAAGAGATCGCCAAGTACGCACTCGAAAACGGAACCCTGAGCGAGGAAAAGATGAAGGAATACGGCGAGGAACTGATCGCCAAGTTTCGCGAGAACTGCGTGGTCAATCTGGCCGAGCAGGTCAAGACCGACGGCAAGTTTGCTTCGTACGTCCACCACGACGGTACGAAGGGCGCCATTGTCGATTCGACCGGCGACAACGCCGGATCTGAAGCGGTCCGCAAGGTCGCTGTCCAGGTCGTCGCCTCGCGACCGCAGGTCGTCAGCAAGGACGATCTCTCGCAGGAACTCCTCGACAACGAATACAACATCCAGTACACGCGCGCCATCAATGAAGGCAAGCCCGCCAACATCGCCGAGAACATCGCGAAGGGCCGCGTGAACAAGGAGTTCATCAAGGAAGCCGTTCTGCTCGAACAGCCGTTCTACATCGACCCGAGCAAGACCGTTGCTCAGTACCTGGCCGAAGAAGCCAAGGGCACGACGGTTACCGGATTCCGACTTCTCGCTGTCGGTTCGGGCGAGTAA
- the rpsB gene encoding 30S ribosomal protein S2, producing the protein MVQLSMKELLESGVHFGHQTRRWNPKMKRYIYGARNGIYILDLHQTIKMFEDALNYVKKIVEDGGTVLFVGTKKQAQAAVKEAAERSGQFFVSERWLGGTLTNWKTISLRIQRLKELDRMEADGYFERLPKKEALERRRERDELQRFLGGIRNMNQMPAVMFVVDLNKEAIAVAEAKKLNIPIVAIVDTNCDPDMADVIIPGNDDAIRAIRLVTQKMSEAILEARPLSDAITEGVTGDGEAPADLDDEAPIHVDDELLKAFGADKEGA; encoded by the coding sequence ATGGTTCAATTGAGCATGAAAGAGCTCTTGGAATCCGGCGTGCATTTCGGGCACCAAACCCGACGCTGGAACCCCAAGATGAAGCGATACATCTACGGCGCCCGCAACGGCATCTACATCCTGGATCTTCACCAGACCATCAAGATGTTCGAGGACGCCCTCAACTACGTCAAGAAGATCGTCGAAGACGGCGGCACCGTGCTGTTCGTCGGCACCAAGAAGCAGGCTCAGGCCGCAGTCAAGGAAGCCGCCGAGCGAAGCGGTCAGTTCTTTGTTTCCGAACGTTGGCTGGGCGGCACGCTCACCAACTGGAAGACCATCAGCCTGCGCATCCAGCGCCTGAAGGAACTGGACCGAATGGAAGCCGACGGCTACTTCGAGCGACTGCCCAAGAAGGAAGCTCTGGAGCGACGACGCGAGCGAGACGAGCTGCAGCGGTTCCTCGGTGGCATCCGAAACATGAACCAAATGCCGGCCGTCATGTTCGTGGTCGACCTCAATAAGGAGGCCATCGCCGTGGCCGAAGCCAAGAAGCTTAACATTCCCATCGTCGCGATCGTAGATACTAACTGCGATCCGGATATGGCCGACGTCATCATCCCGGGCAACGACGACGCGATCCGCGCGATCCGACTCGTGACCCAGAAGATGAGCGAAGCGATCCTGGAAGCACGACCGCTCAGCGACGCCATCACCGAAGGCGTGACGGGCGACGGTGAGGCTCCGGCCGATCTCGACGACGAAGCGCCGATCCATGTCGACGACGAGCTTCTCAAGGCTTTCGGCGCGGACAAGGAAGGCGCATAA
- a CDS encoding serine acetyltransferase, whose translation MNHDLSTETLSKFVEIRETSHATSLLKTRTEQWIERALALIFPQFCLKIDCNESAVQDDLSQIWSDFERLEGLVGYQALSLSQAADELLRIREVLLTDAQAALDGDPAATSIDEVVIAYPSFRALAHYRIAHTLQRKGYPLIPRIITEKAHRETGIDIHPGAEIGPYCFIDHGTGVVVGETAIVGSHVKIYQGVTLGALSVSKDLANTKRHPTVEDHVVIYANATILGGITVIGANSVVGGNSWVTASIPPNTTTKRQP comes from the coding sequence ATGAACCACGATCTTTCTACCGAAACCCTTTCGAAGTTTGTCGAAATTAGGGAGACCAGTCACGCCACTTCCCTGCTCAAAACACGGACCGAGCAATGGATCGAGCGCGCCCTGGCCCTCATCTTTCCTCAGTTCTGCCTAAAGATCGACTGTAATGAGTCCGCCGTCCAGGATGACCTCAGCCAAATCTGGTCCGACTTTGAGCGCCTGGAGGGCCTTGTCGGATACCAAGCTCTCTCGCTGAGCCAAGCCGCCGATGAGCTGCTTCGCATCCGCGAAGTCCTGCTCACGGACGCCCAAGCCGCCCTCGACGGTGACCCCGCGGCGACCTCCATCGACGAGGTCGTCATCGCCTATCCGAGCTTTCGCGCCCTCGCACACTACCGTATCGCCCACACCTTGCAGCGAAAGGGCTACCCGCTGATTCCGCGCATCATCACCGAGAAAGCCCACCGCGAAACCGGCATCGACATCCACCCGGGCGCAGAAATCGGACCCTACTGCTTCATCGACCACGGCACGGGCGTGGTCGTCGGCGAGACCGCGATAGTGGGCTCACACGTTAAAATCTATCAAGGAGTCACGTTGGGTGCCCTCTCGGTATCCAAGGACCTCGCGAATACTAAACGGCACCCCACCGTAGAAGATCATGTGGTGATTTACGCCAATGCCACGATTTTAGGAGGTATCACCGTCATTGGGGCCAACTCGGTCGTTGGCGGAAACTCCTGGGTTACCGCCTCTATCCCGCCCAACACCACCACGAAGCGACAGCCATGA
- a CDS encoding PEP-CTERM sorting domain-containing protein: MKALRITLATLFFGTVSHAMASPFEILVTESFMGSNSNSNLWQGIQRYGFSGTGSSATSLTGISASQVSDPVGLFYNGGELFVGNRHGNSFASSISRFTFDAGTDSFTSNGTITGNGLFGVHGVWVRPGTNDLYAANVNSGLSIFSITSSSATANGTLLSGPMRDVTFSADGANLYATQGVNGTLTRYNFATSSVTNYSISGASGLHFGAWLNDDLYVSDFGTGQVFDVKFDANGAVTGSSVVANVGGAIGVAFSPDQQEMFVSSHTGNKIDRFLYDSGNSSWNYESTIATGTNMGDIQVIPVPEPASFAVLGIGALALMRRRKK, encoded by the coding sequence ATGAAAGCTTTGAGGATCACTCTAGCAACTTTGTTTTTTGGGACCGTCAGCCACGCGATGGCCTCGCCATTCGAGATTCTCGTGACGGAATCGTTCATGGGCAGTAACTCGAACTCGAACCTTTGGCAGGGGATTCAGCGCTATGGGTTCAGCGGAACTGGTTCTTCGGCTACCTCGCTGACCGGAATTTCGGCCAGCCAAGTCTCCGACCCGGTCGGCCTGTTCTACAACGGTGGCGAACTCTTTGTCGGCAACCGCCACGGCAACAGCTTCGCCAGCAGCATTTCCCGATTCACCTTCGATGCCGGAACCGACAGCTTCACTTCGAACGGCACCATCACTGGCAACGGTCTGTTTGGCGTTCATGGCGTGTGGGTGCGTCCGGGTACGAATGACCTTTACGCCGCCAACGTCAACAGTGGGCTCTCAATCTTTTCGATCACATCGTCAAGTGCGACTGCCAACGGAACTCTGCTCAGCGGTCCGATGCGAGACGTCACCTTCTCCGCCGACGGCGCAAACCTGTACGCCACACAGGGTGTCAATGGAACCCTGACGCGCTACAACTTCGCGACTTCCTCGGTCACCAACTACTCGATCTCCGGCGCTTCGGGACTCCACTTCGGCGCATGGCTGAACGACGATCTCTATGTCAGCGACTTTGGGACCGGACAGGTGTTCGATGTGAAGTTCGACGCCAACGGCGCGGTGACCGGCAGTTCGGTGGTCGCGAACGTCGGTGGTGCGATCGGCGTCGCTTTTAGCCCCGATCAGCAGGAGATGTTCGTTTCCAGCCATACCGGGAACAAGATCGACCGATTCCTTTATGATTCCGGCAATTCGTCCTGGAATTACGAAAGCACTATTGCCACGGGCACGAACATGGGCGATATCCAAGTCATCCCCGTCCCCGAACCTGCTTCGTTCGCGGTGCTAGGCATCGGTGCGTTGGCGCTTATGCGGCGACGGAAGAAGTAA